From the Chloroflexus aurantiacus J-10-fl genome, one window contains:
- a CDS encoding DUF1405 domain-containing protein encodes MRQVRQLIDWIYALITGHPLLFWACMLINLFGVVWGGIVWYGPMLASSPAWAWIFIPDCPAAALYATIAFILLRYGRQVPWFTAFAAFACIKYGLWTLAFWTRHWLGAGTVEPLELMLFVSHIGLTCEGVLLATRIGPLGMTARAAVAAFFSLSILVDYGLGFHPPLTWVVTPTFALWTAVILTSVLGFWLTRPSLVVAQRAEALGLQVPRE; translated from the coding sequence ATGCGTCAGGTTCGTCAACTTATTGATTGGATATACGCCCTGATAACCGGCCATCCCCTGCTTTTTTGGGCGTGTATGCTGATAAATCTGTTTGGGGTGGTCTGGGGTGGTATTGTCTGGTATGGGCCAATGCTGGCTTCTTCACCGGCCTGGGCCTGGATTTTTATTCCCGATTGTCCGGCAGCGGCCCTCTACGCGACGATTGCGTTTATTTTGCTCCGCTATGGGCGGCAGGTGCCCTGGTTTACTGCGTTCGCTGCGTTTGCCTGTATCAAATACGGTTTGTGGACGCTGGCCTTCTGGACGCGGCACTGGCTTGGTGCAGGTACGGTCGAGCCGCTGGAGTTGATGCTGTTCGTTTCGCATATCGGCTTGACCTGCGAAGGTGTGTTGCTGGCGACACGGATCGGCCCGCTTGGTATGACGGCACGGGCAGCGGTTGCGGCCTTTTTCAGTCTGTCGATCCTGGTGGATTACGGGCTTGGTTTCCATCCGCCGTTGACCTGGGTGGTAACGCCAACCTTTGCGCTGTGGACGGCGGTGATCCTGACCAGTGTTTTAGGGTTCTGGCTGACTCGGCCATCGCTGGTAG
- a CDS encoding acyltransferase: MNAMLETFSSDDLGSTATRKARLQSVPVPGPHNALWYFPQLAGGYLRIMRNAALIQLARYTPFIAVKNMIYRWLGVNVAPHASVGLMVMFDIFFPEDITLGENCVIGYNTTILCHEVTRREWKRGPVVIGPDVTIGANCTILPGVVIGAGATVSAMSLVNRDVPPGAFVGGVPIRRLDR, translated from the coding sequence ATGAACGCTATGCTTGAGACCTTCTCTTCCGATGATCTTGGCTCAACGGCAACCCGTAAAGCTCGTTTGCAGAGTGTACCTGTACCTGGCCCGCACAACGCACTCTGGTATTTTCCACAACTGGCCGGAGGCTATTTGCGTATTATGCGTAATGCCGCTCTGATTCAACTGGCGCGGTACACGCCATTTATCGCGGTAAAAAACATGATCTACCGCTGGTTAGGGGTGAATGTCGCGCCGCACGCCAGCGTTGGGCTGATGGTGATGTTCGATATTTTCTTCCCTGAAGATATTACCCTGGGGGAGAACTGTGTGATCGGCTATAATACAACTATACTCTGCCACGAGGTGACTCGTCGGGAATGGAAGCGTGGCCCAGTTGTGATTGGCCCTGATGTGACTATCGGGGCAAACTGTACCATTTTGCCCGGTGTGGTGATAGGGGCTGGGGCAACCGTTTCGGCGATGAGCCTGGTGAACCGGGATGTGCCGCCAGGGGCGTTCGTGGGTGGCGTGCCAATTCGCCGTCTCGACCGCTAA
- a CDS encoding IclR family transcriptional regulator: MVQSLDRAFDVLEALAFADDDLSVSELSEQLDLPLATVHRLLSSLAARGYVTQEASTRRYGPGPRLLEVAARAARSRRFDLIRIARAELVKLTAETGETSNLIVRQGDLAVYQEQIPSPHMVRMFTEIGQRAPLYCTGGGKAILSALPIAELEQYLAGGHFERWTNRTITDPERLRAELMTARERGFALDDEEREEGVCCVAAPIFDRRGQVVGAISLSGPSTRLNRARAEELGPRVREAALACSRQLGFHTTLTGK; encoded by the coding sequence ATGGTACAGTCACTGGATCGTGCCTTCGATGTACTGGAAGCATTGGCCTTCGCCGACGACGACTTAAGTGTCTCCGAGCTAAGCGAGCAGCTTGATCTCCCCCTTGCCACCGTCCATCGGCTGCTCTCTAGTTTAGCCGCACGTGGCTATGTTACGCAAGAGGCAAGCACCCGCCGCTACGGGCCGGGGCCGCGGCTGTTGGAAGTCGCGGCCCGCGCTGCCCGCAGTCGTCGTTTTGACCTGATTCGCATTGCCCGCGCCGAACTGGTGAAACTGACCGCCGAGACCGGTGAGACCAGCAATCTGATCGTTCGCCAGGGCGACCTCGCCGTTTACCAGGAACAGATTCCCAGCCCGCATATGGTACGGATGTTCACCGAAATCGGTCAACGGGCACCACTCTACTGTACCGGCGGTGGTAAAGCCATTCTGTCTGCGCTACCAATTGCCGAACTCGAACAGTACCTTGCCGGCGGTCACTTCGAGCGTTGGACAAACAGGACGATTACCGACCCCGAACGTCTCCGCGCTGAACTCATGACTGCCCGCGAACGAGGGTTTGCTCTCGATGATGAAGAGCGCGAGGAGGGTGTGTGCTGCGTTGCCGCACCGATCTTCGACCGCCGCGGACAGGTCGTTGGCGCGATCAGTCTGTCTGGCCCGTCCACCCGCCTCAACCGCGCAAGAGCCGAAGAACTGGGACCACGGGTGCGCGAAGCAGCATTGGCGTGTAGCCGGCAACTCGGCTTCCACACCACATTAACCGGCAAGTAA
- a CDS encoding metal-dependent transcriptional regulator, with amino-acid sequence MTPVEDPNLPGRITPAIEDYLKAIYLLQQQVGAVTTTLLGEQRGSRPASVTGMIKKLAEMNLVQHTPYQGVILTPAGERIALEVIRHHRLLELYLVEALGYSWDEVHEEAERLEHHISEKLEARIAERLGFPDFDPHGDPIPGIDGVLPTTRAIRLADLPLNQVARIVRVRDQAAERLRYLADLGLVPGARVTVVASAPFDGPLTVQIGTNEPTPLDRRLARTIEVEVESEAA; translated from the coding sequence TTGACCCCAGTAGAAGACCCTAACCTGCCCGGTCGGATTACGCCGGCAATTGAAGATTATCTGAAAGCTATCTACCTGCTCCAGCAGCAGGTCGGTGCGGTGACGACGACCTTGCTCGGTGAGCAGCGTGGTTCGCGACCCGCATCGGTCACCGGTATGATTAAAAAGCTGGCCGAGATGAATCTGGTGCAGCATACTCCGTACCAGGGCGTGATCTTGACGCCAGCCGGTGAGCGGATTGCGCTTGAAGTGATTCGGCATCATCGCCTGCTCGAACTCTATCTGGTGGAGGCCCTCGGCTATAGCTGGGACGAGGTTCATGAAGAGGCTGAGCGGCTGGAACATCATATCAGCGAGAAACTTGAAGCCCGGATCGCCGAGCGATTGGGGTTTCCCGATTTTGATCCGCATGGCGATCCAATCCCAGGCATTGATGGTGTCTTGCCGACCACACGGGCGATCCGCCTAGCCGATCTGCCGCTCAATCAGGTAGCCCGGATCGTGCGGGTGCGCGATCAGGCGGCTGAGCGGTTGCGATACCTGGCCGACCTTGGGCTGGTGCCTGGGGCACGGGTCACAGTGGTAGCGAGTGCGCCTTTCGATGGCCCACTGACGGTGCAGATCGGGACGAATGAGCCAACACCGCTCGACCGTCGGTTGGCGCGCACGATTGAGGTTGAGGTGGAGTCAGAGGCTGCGTGA
- a CDS encoding enoyl-CoA hydratase-related protein has protein sequence MSEESLVLSTIEGPIAILTLNRPQALNALSPALIDDLIRHLEACDADDTIRVIIITGAGRAFAAGADIKAMANATPIDMLTSGMIARWARIAAVRKPVIAAVNGYALGGGCELAMMCDIIIASENAQFGQPEINLGIIPGAGGTQRLTRALGPYRAMELILTGATISAQEALAHGLVCRVCPPESLLDEARRIAQTIATKSPLAVQLAKEAVRMAAETTVREGLAIELRNFYLLFASADQKEGMQAFIEKRAPNFSGR, from the coding sequence ATGAGTGAAGAGTCTCTGGTTCTCAGCACAATTGAAGGCCCCATCGCCATCCTCACCCTCAATCGCCCCCAGGCCCTCAATGCGCTCAGTCCGGCCTTGATTGATGACCTCATTCGCCATTTAGAAGCCTGCGATGCCGATGACACAATCCGCGTGATCATTATCACCGGCGCCGGACGGGCATTTGCTGCCGGCGCTGACATCAAAGCGATGGCCAATGCCACGCCTATTGATATGCTCACCAGTGGCATGATTGCGCGCTGGGCACGCATCGCCGCGGTGCGCAAACCGGTGATTGCTGCCGTGAATGGGTATGCGCTCGGTGGTGGTTGTGAATTGGCAATGATGTGCGACATCATCATCGCCAGTGAAAACGCGCAGTTCGGACAACCGGAAATCAATCTGGGCATCATTCCCGGTGCTGGTGGCACCCAACGGCTGACCCGCGCCCTTGGCCCGTATCGCGCAATGGAATTGATCCTGACCGGCGCGACCATCAGTGCTCAGGAAGCTCTCGCCCACGGCCTGGTGTGCCGGGTCTGCCCGCCTGAAAGCCTGCTCGATGAAGCCCGTCGGATCGCGCAAACCATTGCCACCAAATCACCACTGGCTGTACAGTTGGCGAAAGAGGCAGTCCGTATGGCCGCCGAAACCACTGTGCGCGAGGGGTTGGCTATCGAGCTGCGTAACTTCTATCTGCTGTTTGCCAGTGCTGACCAAAAAGAGGGGATGCAGGCATTTATCGAGAAACGCGCTCCCAACTTCAGTGGTCGTTGA
- a CDS encoding PAS domain-containing hybrid sensor histidine kinase/response regulator — protein sequence MDIHERLRSLERENALLRQQLSILRAQISANLAPNQLPFDTLFHQLPIPMVLFSLDGLAVAMNQANAQLVATPIDQVVGVYNIYNDPAAQKHGFVAAFESARRGQITTMPPTPYNTAEARLEGRVVDQQFWSETTYFPVYDVANRLILIGEINRDVTDWIRVRDEEHRLAIALRDRERRFATLFDQLSLGIVVIEESGRILDCNRAVTAILGVERDELIGKMILQRTHPDDRERDLELWIELLNGERDSYTIEKRYFHKDGHIVYARMTCLAVRDENGEITFLVRLVEDVSARREAEAAIETGRRLLQDIIDQIPALIFVKDAEGRYLMVNERLASFSGYRPEEMIGKSDDELFAPALAAYYRAFDQEVIRERRPIQRDDDRWTADGLTAFTTVKFPLFDHEGNLYGVAGISLDVTERRQLELERERIEQRLREAQRLESLGVMAGGIAHDFNNLLVSVLGNVSLALNEVSADHSLYDLLVQIEQAALRATELTNHLLTYTGRHQPVMQRIDLRRAVDEMQTILRSLVPHRIELIFHPSATPLPIEANIAQVRQVLMNLVINGAEAIDGAGIVRITTELRELSATDMQKMEIGADQPPGRYAALIVQDTGHGMDELTKARIFDPFFSTRFTGRGLGLAAVNGIIRAHRGALKLDTTLHAGTTFTIFWPLATAPDVSDDPPLPSPSTVTSQPETTPGDGRMVLLVDDEPQVRQVAQRMLRRLGFTVHEAENSDIALQLMQEYGSQIVLALIDLTMPGMTGDELATTLLEQFPTLRIILMSGFSQQELPPHLRTSGRVSFLAKPFTLTTLTAAVTTALSSHTV from the coding sequence ATGGACATACACGAGCGATTGCGATCTCTCGAACGCGAAAATGCTCTCTTGCGCCAGCAACTCTCGATCTTGAGAGCACAGATTTCCGCCAATCTGGCCCCAAACCAGTTGCCATTCGATACGCTTTTTCACCAATTGCCGATCCCAATGGTGCTCTTTTCGCTCGATGGACTGGCAGTAGCGATGAATCAGGCCAACGCGCAACTGGTTGCTACACCCATTGATCAGGTTGTCGGCGTCTACAACATCTACAACGATCCAGCCGCGCAAAAGCACGGCTTTGTCGCTGCATTTGAGTCAGCACGACGGGGACAGATTACCACCATGCCACCAACTCCATACAACACCGCCGAAGCCAGGCTTGAGGGTCGGGTTGTTGATCAACAGTTTTGGTCTGAAACAACCTACTTTCCGGTCTACGATGTCGCCAATCGCCTGATACTGATTGGCGAGATCAATCGTGATGTTACCGATTGGATACGGGTGCGCGACGAAGAGCATCGCCTCGCCATCGCCCTGCGTGATCGTGAACGTCGCTTCGCAACCCTGTTTGATCAGTTGAGTCTGGGTATTGTCGTTATCGAAGAGAGTGGGCGTATTCTCGATTGCAACCGTGCTGTCACTGCCATCCTGGGGGTTGAACGAGACGAATTGATCGGTAAGATGATCTTGCAGCGCACCCACCCCGATGATCGTGAACGTGATCTGGAACTGTGGATTGAGCTACTCAACGGCGAGCGTGACAGCTATACGATAGAGAAACGCTACTTCCACAAAGATGGTCATATTGTGTACGCTCGCATGACCTGCCTGGCAGTGCGTGATGAGAACGGCGAGATTACGTTTCTGGTACGCCTGGTGGAAGACGTATCTGCCCGGCGCGAGGCAGAGGCTGCCATCGAAACCGGTCGCCGCCTCTTGCAAGACATCATCGATCAGATACCAGCCCTCATCTTTGTCAAAGACGCAGAAGGTCGCTATCTGATGGTGAATGAGCGTTTAGCCAGCTTCTCTGGCTATCGGCCAGAGGAGATGATCGGGAAATCTGACGATGAACTCTTCGCACCTGCTCTGGCTGCCTATTATCGCGCTTTCGATCAGGAAGTGATTCGGGAACGTCGTCCCATTCAGCGCGATGATGATCGCTGGACAGCCGACGGCTTAACAGCATTTACAACTGTAAAGTTTCCTCTCTTCGACCACGAAGGCAACCTCTACGGTGTGGCTGGTATTTCGCTCGATGTAACCGAACGACGACAGCTCGAACTGGAACGGGAACGGATCGAACAACGTCTACGTGAAGCCCAACGCCTTGAAAGTCTGGGCGTTATGGCCGGCGGTATTGCCCATGATTTCAATAATCTGCTGGTCAGTGTGCTGGGCAATGTATCGCTCGCCTTGAATGAAGTATCCGCCGATCATTCACTCTACGACCTGCTGGTGCAGATTGAGCAGGCGGCTCTGCGTGCCACCGAATTGACCAATCATCTCCTGACATATACCGGTCGCCACCAGCCGGTTATGCAACGCATCGATTTGCGACGAGCAGTAGATGAAATGCAAACCATCCTGCGTAGCCTGGTACCACATCGCATCGAGTTGATTTTCCACCCTTCAGCAACCCCACTCCCTATCGAAGCCAATATTGCTCAGGTACGTCAGGTATTGATGAATCTGGTGATAAATGGCGCCGAAGCAATTGATGGTGCTGGCATCGTAAGGATTACGACCGAACTCCGCGAGTTGAGTGCCACCGATATGCAGAAGATGGAGATCGGTGCCGACCAGCCACCTGGCCGGTATGCGGCATTGATTGTGCAGGATACCGGCCACGGTATGGATGAACTAACCAAAGCCCGGATATTCGATCCATTCTTCAGTACCAGATTTACCGGTCGTGGCCTTGGCCTGGCAGCCGTGAACGGGATTATCCGCGCTCATCGTGGTGCCCTCAAGCTCGACACTACGCTGCACGCAGGTACAACATTTACCATCTTCTGGCCACTCGCCACCGCACCTGACGTATCCGACGATCCCCCCTTGCCATCGCCATCGACTGTCACATCCCAACCAGAGACAACACCGGGCGATGGGCGAATGGTGTTGCTGGTTGATGATGAACCGCAAGTCCGTCAGGTTGCCCAACGTATGCTTCGTCGCCTTGGTTTTACCGTTCACGAAGCTGAAAACAGCGATATAGCTCTCCAGCTTATGCAGGAATACGGATCACAGATCGTCCTGGCCTTGATCGATCTCACCATGCCGGGCATGACCGGCGATGAACTGGCAACCACGCTGCTCGAACAGTTTCCAACCTTGCGCATCATTTTAATGAGCGGTTTTTCGCAACAGGAATTGCCACCACATTTACGCACGAGTGGACGGGTCTCTTTTCTGGCGAAGCCGTTTACGTTGACCACATTGACAGCGGCAGTTACAACGGCACTGTCATCACATACGGTATAA
- a CDS encoding M24 family metallopeptidase yields the protein MTITPIEPSLRRQADVQNQWLAERLATLLPVLMERTGIDLWIVVAREYNEDPVIMTLLPAPAMNARRRTILIFARRDDGVVDRLTLDRYGYGDLYQQVWNPDTESQDDCLARIVGEYDPQRIGINTSATFAFADGISHHEYERLLAALGPLAARCVSAEPLVIGWLERRIPAELAVYAELVALGHRLIATAFSRAVITPGITTTDDVVWWLRQTMHEAGLRAWFQPTVSIQARGMPFNTPATRNRIWPGDLLHCDVGFCHLGLCTDQQQHAYVLARGETAPPPGLVTALAQANHLQDIVMAEMQVGRTGNQVLAAARERAISAGLQPSIYSHPLGFHGHAAGPTIGLWDRQDGVPGAGDYPLYDETVYAIELNNVAIVPEWDDQPVRIALEEDAVLTGGRMEWLHGRQTQLHVIE from the coding sequence ATGACAATCACGCCAATCGAACCTTCGCTCCGCCGGCAGGCCGATGTGCAGAATCAGTGGCTGGCCGAACGTCTCGCTACGCTGTTGCCCGTCTTAATGGAACGCACCGGCATTGATCTCTGGATTGTTGTTGCCCGTGAATACAATGAAGACCCGGTTATCATGACTCTGTTGCCGGCGCCGGCAATGAACGCTCGCCGCCGCACGATTTTGATCTTTGCCCGCCGTGATGATGGTGTCGTTGACCGGCTCACGTTAGATCGCTACGGCTACGGCGATCTCTACCAGCAGGTATGGAACCCTGATACCGAGTCGCAAGACGACTGTCTGGCCCGGATTGTCGGCGAGTACGATCCGCAGCGCATCGGTATCAACACCTCAGCCACCTTCGCCTTCGCCGATGGTATTTCCCACCACGAGTACGAACGCTTGCTGGCGGCACTCGGCCCACTCGCTGCCCGCTGTGTCAGTGCGGAGCCACTGGTCATCGGTTGGCTCGAACGACGCATCCCGGCGGAACTGGCGGTGTACGCAGAGCTGGTTGCGCTTGGACACCGGTTGATCGCTACCGCCTTCTCCCGTGCCGTTATCACTCCCGGCATCACGACCACCGACGATGTCGTCTGGTGGCTGCGGCAGACGATGCACGAGGCCGGTTTACGGGCGTGGTTTCAGCCTACGGTCAGTATCCAGGCGCGTGGTATGCCGTTCAATACACCCGCGACGCGCAATCGTATCTGGCCCGGCGACCTGCTCCATTGCGATGTTGGTTTTTGTCATCTCGGTCTGTGTACCGACCAGCAACAGCACGCTTACGTTCTTGCCCGTGGTGAAACCGCCCCCCCGCCCGGCCTGGTCACTGCCCTGGCGCAGGCCAACCACTTGCAAGATATTGTCATGGCCGAGATGCAGGTGGGACGCACCGGTAATCAGGTGCTGGCAGCCGCCCGTGAGCGGGCAATAAGTGCAGGCTTACAGCCGTCGATCTATTCGCATCCCCTCGGCTTTCACGGTCATGCGGCTGGCCCGACCATTGGCCTCTGGGACAGGCAAGATGGTGTTCCCGGTGCCGGTGATTACCCGCTCTACGACGAAACGGTTTACGCGATTGAGCTGAATAATGTGGCAATCGTGCCTGAGTGGGACGATCAGCCGGTACGGATCGCCCTGGAAGAAGACGCTGTGTTAACCGGTGGTCGCATGGAGTGGCTGCACGGTCGGCAGACCCAATTACACGTGATTGAGTAA